The Nostoc sp. PCC 7524 nucleotide sequence TGTAAAAGCACTTTGATTAATTGCTGTACCTGGAATGATTTTTTCAATTGCTTGATAATCGGAAGATTGTAAAAATAATTCTGGTAGCCAAGGTAGTTGAAAAAAGAAGATATACCAACTACGAAGCAACTGTTGGGGAGTAGATAAACCTTGGGCAAACTTCGCAGGGTGAGGCAAGTTCAGAACAATCAAACGTTCTACCATTTCGGGATGAGCATAGGCAAAATTCCAGGCGATCGCTCCTCCCCAATCATGTCCGACTAAAATACAACTATCGTGTCCTAAGCCTTTAATTACTCCCGCAACATCTTGAATAAATTCTTTCATCACATAGGCTGATTGCTCTTTTGGCTTATCACTATCGTTATAGCCACGCAAATCAAGGGCTACAACTTGAAAATCTTGAGCAAATTCTGGGATTTGATGCCGCCAAGAGTACCAAAACTCAGGAAACCCATGTAACATCAGCATCAAGCGTCCTGTGCCTTGGGTGACATAGTGCAGTTTCACCCCATTAGTATTGATATATTCGTGCTGCCAAGAATGTTGAACTACAGACATAGGTTGTATTTTCGCGGAAATGCTAATTATTAATTATCTAATGCTGTGCTAGTTAAAACATCTACTTGAGGGCATGAGGAATTGGGGCAGGGTGCAAGGCAAGGGGGAGGACTTTCCCCTTTTCTCTCTGTTCCCCTGCTTCCACAGTTATGGAAATACGAGGTGTCTGGTTAACCACTACCGATAGTAAAGTTCTCAGATCACAGCAGCGCATTGCTGAAGCGATGGACTTTCTAGCTGCCACGGGGTTTAATGTAGTGTTTCCTGTGGTGTGGAATCAGGCTGTGACGCTGTACCCTAGTCAGACGATGCAACAAACTTTTGGGGTAGAAATTGATCCTATGTCTGTGGGGCGTGATCCTTTGGCGGAGGTAGTCACACAAGCGCGGCGAGTTGGGTTAAAAGTCATTCCTTGGTTTGAGTATGGCTTTGCTAGTTCTTATAATTTGAACGGTGGTTTACTTTTACACAGAAAACCAGAATGGGCTGCCCGTGACTGCCAAGGCAATCTGCTCAAGAAAAATGGCTTTGAGTGGCTGAATGCTCTTGATTCTGAAGTACAGGAATTCTTGTTGAACTTAGTGCTGGAAGTGGTGAATAATTATGATGTGGATGGCATTCAAGGAGACGATCGCTTTCCAGCGTTACCCTGTGAAGGTGGGTATGATGCCAAGACTATCGCTCGCTATCGCCAAGAATTTCATCGCCACCCACCACTAAACCCGAAAGATAGACAATGGCTAAAGTGGCGGGCAGATATTTTGACAGAGTTTTGGGCGCGACTGTATCAGCAAGTCAAAGCCGTTAACCCTAACTTACTCGTGTCGGTAGCACCTAACATTCATGATTGGGCGTTTCAGGAATACTTGCAAGATTCCCCTACATGGCTCAACCGGGGACTGGTGGATATGATTCACCCGCAAATTTATCGGCGTGATTTTCCCAGTTATCGAGCGATCGCAGATAAACTGGTGAGAGAACAGTTTACAAATGCCACTTTACCAAAGTTAGCACCAGGAATTTTGATGAAACTGGGGTCTTATTGTATTACCTCAGAATATTTGTTGCAGGTAATTGAGTATAATCGCCAACTTGGTATTCAAGGCGAAATTTTCTTTTTTTATGAAGGCTTGCGAGCAAACAACAATGCTTTAGCGAAAGCTTTACAAAATCATTCCTATGCTAAATCCGCCTCATTTCCCACTTTAACTGACTTGAATACAGCCAGTAGTCTCAACCGAAGACAACAGCAAAATCAGGGTTGGCGCAGTTTTTGGCAGAATTTTTTTAATTAGAAGAATTTAGTTTTGCATAAACTTTTAACATCATCCTGATAAATCTGTACATCAGTTCATAGTGAGGACTTTAGTCCTTAATTATGAGGACTAAAGTCCTCACTACTAACCTATAACTCTAAATCAAATGCTTTTATGCAAACAATTCCAGATTATTTAGTAAAAAAGCAAACTCAATTTGCCCAACATCCATTATTTAAAAAACTAATTGTAGAGCAATCTTTAGAACAATTTGCAACTGTAGCTTCACATTTAAGCTTTTGGATCATGTCATTTCAAGATTTACTCAGGCTAAATGAAGAGCGAATTACTAGCCTAGAATTACGGCATATTGTGAGACAGCATCGATTAGAAGATACTGGTCATGAGCAGTGGTTTTTGCAAGATATAAATAAGATGAGATGCAAAGCTTTAAATTTGCGATCGCTTTACAGCCGTAATCATGCTGCTACTCGTGACGCTACTTATGCTCTCATGTCAGAAGTTTTTCAAGCAAGTAGTGATTATCAGCGAATTGCTCTGTTGTTAACTCTAGAGTCTGCCAGTCATGTTTTCTTCGGATTTACTGTAGACTTTGTTGATAATATGGGTTACTCTACCAGTCTTTTGTATTTTTCACATAACCATCTTGATTGTGAGAAAAATCATGAGATTTTTGCACAGAATATGGAAGCATATCTAGCAGAGATTCAGACAGATACGACAGAGTATAAGCAGATACTTAAAATGATTGACCGTGTTTATAATGCCTTTCATCTCATGTTTAACGGACTGCAACTTTCGATAGAGCCTAATCTAAAAGTTTCAAAAATGCCTAGTTTTGCACTGGCATGAGGTATGATTTTTCTGTTAGGGAACACCAAAAAATAAATTATTCCAAATTGACGGTTAGTAGGGTGCGTCAGTATCAATAGTTTTTGGTACAGCTAGATTTTCTCGCACTGACGCACCCTAAATTGTGGATATTGTTTTATATGGAAGTCCCTTGTTGGTTTTTGAACAAAAAACAAAGGAAAAGATTTGTGGAATCTCAACTGCCAATAGAACAGATAATCAAAACTCTACAACAGGATTTACCCACACTGTTTGAGAAAGATATATCTTATGATATCTACACCAAAGATATCTATTTTCAAGACCCAGTAAATAAATTCAAATATAAATTTAACTACCGGATTATTTTTTGGACTTTACGATTTCACGCGCGGCTATTTTTCACAGAAATCTACTTTGATTTACATGAAGTCTATCAATCAGCCGCAGATATAATTACAGCCAAGTGGACAGTGCGCGGTGTTTTGCGTGTCCCTTGGCAAGCACAGATTTTTTTCAATGGTTATTCAACTTATAAACTCAATCAAAATAATTTGATTTACGAGCATATTGACACATGGGATCGCCAACCCGGTGAAATTCTCCGTCAGTTTTGGCAAAAAGGAGAAGGAAATAGTCATTAGTCACGTCGCTGCGCTCCGAATTCAAAATTCAAAATTCAAAATTCAGAAATCCACATTTATC carries:
- a CDS encoding alpha/beta fold hydrolase, which codes for MSVVQHSWQHEYINTNGVKLHYVTQGTGRLMLMLHGFPEFWYSWRHQIPEFAQDFQVVALDLRGYNDSDKPKEQSAYVMKEFIQDVAGVIKGLGHDSCILVGHDWGGAIAWNFAYAHPEMVERLIVLNLPHPAKFAQGLSTPQQLLRSWYIFFFQLPWLPELFLQSSDYQAIEKIIPGTAINQSAFTSADIAAYKNAAAKPGALTAMLNYYRNVFSHFLRQPNWGILQVPTLMIWGECDTALGKELTYDTATYVKNLKIKYIPGCGHWVQQEQPELINQYIREFLVI
- a CDS encoding glycoside hydrolase family 10 protein, translating into MEIRGVWLTTTDSKVLRSQQRIAEAMDFLAATGFNVVFPVVWNQAVTLYPSQTMQQTFGVEIDPMSVGRDPLAEVVTQARRVGLKVIPWFEYGFASSYNLNGGLLLHRKPEWAARDCQGNLLKKNGFEWLNALDSEVQEFLLNLVLEVVNNYDVDGIQGDDRFPALPCEGGYDAKTIARYRQEFHRHPPLNPKDRQWLKWRADILTEFWARLYQQVKAVNPNLLVSVAPNIHDWAFQEYLQDSPTWLNRGLVDMIHPQIYRRDFPSYRAIADKLVREQFTNATLPKLAPGILMKLGSYCITSEYLLQVIEYNRQLGIQGEIFFFYEGLRANNNALAKALQNHSYAKSASFPTLTDLNTASSLNRRQQQNQGWRSFWQNFFN
- a CDS encoding DUF2358 domain-containing protein yields the protein MESQLPIEQIIKTLQQDLPTLFEKDISYDIYTKDIYFQDPVNKFKYKFNYRIIFWTLRFHARLFFTEIYFDLHEVYQSAADIITAKWTVRGVLRVPWQAQIFFNGYSTYKLNQNNLIYEHIDTWDRQPGEILRQFWQKGEGNSH